A genomic segment from Halomonas sp. TA22 encodes:
- a CDS encoding YqgE/AlgH family protein, with the protein MQSLRNHFLLAMPHLEDPHFAGSLSYLCDYDEHGTMGVIVNRPLELMLDTLFEQLELSGDESPHRSAPVYFGGPVHKDRGFILHRGSAAAWDSSLQVGDDIALTTSMDVLKALADGTGPEHFLVCLGCCGWEAGQLENELKENTWLTIEAQASILFDVPPEQRLQAAAGSLGVDLNLMSREAGHS; encoded by the coding sequence ATGCAAAGTTTGAGAAACCACTTTCTTCTGGCGATGCCTCATCTCGAGGATCCCCACTTCGCCGGTAGCCTGAGCTACCTGTGCGATTATGACGAACACGGCACCATGGGCGTGATTGTCAATCGTCCTCTTGAGTTGATGCTGGACACCCTGTTCGAGCAACTCGAGCTTAGCGGCGATGAAAGCCCGCACCGCTCGGCTCCGGTCTACTTCGGCGGCCCTGTGCACAAGGATCGTGGCTTTATTCTCCACCGTGGCAGTGCCGCGGCCTGGGACTCCAGCCTGCAGGTCGGCGACGATATCGCGCTGACCACTTCCATGGACGTGCTCAAGGCGCTGGCCGATGGCACCGGTCCCGAGCATTTTCTGGTCTGCCTGGGGTGCTGCGGCTGGGAGGCCGGCCAGCTCGAGAATGAGCTCAAGGAGAATACCTGGCTGACCATCGAGGCCCAGGCCAGCATTCTGTTCGATGTGCCGCCGGAGCAGCGGCTGCAGGCGGCTGCCGGAAGTCTCGGCGTCGACCTGAACCTGATGAGCCGTGAGGCCGGCCACAGCTGA